A single genomic interval of Cydia strobilella chromosome 3, ilCydStro3.1, whole genome shotgun sequence harbors:
- the LOC134755970 gene encoding uncharacterized protein LOC134755970 isoform X4, whose amino-acid sequence MSRRAWVTLATNDSYGLGALVLAHSLRRVRSTHSTVVLITPSVTDAMRDRLRAVFTEVVTVDVLDSRDAAHLALLQRPELGITFTKIHCWGLTQYEKCVFLDADTLVVQNCDELFEREELSAAPDVGWPDCFNSGVFVYRPSTATFDALIKFAQERGSFDGGDQGLLNSFFSDWARGDINKHLPFLYNVTSAAFYSYLPALKHYGQDLKIIHFIGAAKPWLQPYNFETRSVSAPGHLQGLLQLWWDLFVGQVHHQLDTSMHSNQDVSVSEVEDVEVEAPPMPAPDAQHYEPSLDQQSEFPWHHPDAQLQDEAVADKPDLTDFYDPWQNYKGNIPPNPNPEVSDDHKSVRDYAWEYKAPAHTDAWQPSAGQHDTHWHHEPHHHTHNHHHRDHSGDHSHTHTHHTDEHNGWYHHHEAGQSFTNHETPHHHHSQNHHNHGQTHAQYPHDHHYDHTSHPHHDHKHSEKTHESSNSKWSLLVVDFDHTLVDTSQVHVVHHAHIDYDNERENGEAGVPVAIKDMNGDASETESCDHEDIKPRHPYDNYYLKHICTIDSYGRKICSHEIPPTPSPSLSPEYMTPDDSEEEDEPLENQANQSGVAANLARVVPGAVAREALDELTRRQGWEAGNIDYMGADSFANIWAKISQTLNQPRASPPKEQPKQPSPPKEAAKQPSPLKEAPKQPSPPKEAPKQPSPPKEAPKQRSPPKEPAPEQPSPPKETPAEVKPAEAKPAEAPVEAKLAEVPAAEPVAEAAGKPTPPVSPAAEAPVVATAAAPAQAASAPAAEPPKEEIKEKTDKPEVPPTPPATPKSTPEPSTPVDEAPPAVEALLAAAPAAPGVPAVPATPATPAAPVSPAPVAKAPASPAAPATPAAPAVPAAPAAPATPATPAAPAVPTAPAAPVTPAAPASPAPAAEAPASPAAPAAATPEKTLDVTSASSDSPPLANTPSKDDAPVDPAAKCPNRACSLM is encoded by the exons GACGAGCATGGGTGACGCTGGCCACAAACGACTCCTACGGCCTGGGAGCACTGGTCTTGGCTCACTCCCTGCGCCGCGTTCGTTCCACGCATTCCACTGTGGTCCTCATCACACCATCAGTTACTGATGCCATGAG AGACCGTCTCCGCGCAGTATTCACGGAGGTGGTGACCGTGGACGTGTTGGACTCGCGCGACGCGGCCCACCTGGCGCTACTGCAGCGGCCCGAGCTGGGCATCACCTTCACAAAGATCCACTGCTGGGGGCTCACGCAGTACGAGAAGTGCGTCTTCCTGGACGCTGATACCCTA GTGGTACAGAACTGCGATGAATTGTTCGAGCGGGAGGAGCTCTCGGCAGCCCCCGACGTCGGCTGGCCCGACTGCTTCAACTCTGGTGTGTTCGTCTACAGGCCTTCCACAGCAACCTTCGACGCGCTTATCAAGTTCGCGCAGGAGCGCGGCAGTTTTGACG GTGGCGACCAAGGGCTGCTGAACTCTTTCTTCTCGGACTGGGCGCGCGGCGACATCAACAAGCATCTGCCTTTCCTCTACAACGTCACGTCAGCTGCTTTCTACTCCTACCTGCCCGCACTCAAACA TTACGGGCAAGACCTAAAGATCATCCACTTCATCGGCGCGGCGAAGCCGTGGCTGCAGCCCTACAACTTCGAGACGCGCTCCGTGTCCGCGCCCGGCCACCTGCAGGGCCTGCTGCAGTTGTGGTGGGACCTCTTCGTGGGCCAGGTGCACCACCAGCTCGACACATCCATG CATTCCAACCAGGACGTTAGTGTTTCAGAG GTTGAGGACGTTGAGGTAGAGGCCCCCCCGATGCCCGCTCCGGACGCCCAACATTACGAGCCCAGCTTGGACCAGCAGTCTGAATTCCCGTGGCACCACCCGGACGCCCAACTCCAAGATGAAGCGGTAGCGGACAAACCTGACCTCACAGACTTCTACGATCCCTGGCAGAATTACAAAGGAAACATCCCACCCAATCCAAACCCGGAAGTCTCGGATGATCACAAATCAGTGAGAGACTACGCGTGGGAATATAAAGCACCGGCACACACCGACGCGTGGCAGCCGTCCGCCGGCCAACACGACACCCACTGGCACCACGAACCGCACCATCACACGCACAACCACCACCATAGAGATCACTCCGGGGACCATTCTCACACTCACACCCATCACACCGACGAACACAACGGCTGGTACCATCACCACGAGGCAGGTCAATCATTCACGAATCACGAAACCCCGCACCATCATCATAGTCAAAACCACCACAATCACGGGCAAACTCACGCACAGTATCCTCATGATCATCACTACGATCACACGAGCCATCCTCACCATGATCATAAGCATTCTGAAAAGACACACGAATCATCTAACTCGAAGTGGAGTTTACTAGTAGTCGATTTTGATCACACGCTAGTAGACACTTCACAGGTTCACGTAGTACACCACGCTCACATAGACTACGATAACGAAAGAGAAAACGGGGAAGCCGGTGTGCCGGTAGCGATTAAAGACATGAACGGCGATGCCTCCGAGACCGAAAGTTGTGATCATGAGGATATAAAACCGAGGCACCCGTACGATAACTACTATCTAAAACATATATGCACTATAGATTCGTACGGACGAAAGATCTGTTCCCACGAAATACCCCCCACCCCGTCGCCGTCTTTATCACCAGAGTATATGACCCCCGACGATTCAGAAGAGGAGGACGAACCACTCGAAAACCAGGCAAATCAA AGTGGAGTGGCGGCGAACCTGGCGCGGGTAGTGCCGGGCGCCGTCGCACGCGAGGCGCTGGACGAGCTGACGCGCCGCCAGGGCTGGGAGGCCGGAAACATCGACTACATGGGCGCAGACTCCTTCGCGAACATCTGGGCCAAGATCTCGCAGACCCTCAACCAGCCGAGGGCGTCCCCGCCTAAGGAACAGCCGAAGCAGCCCTCGCCTCCCAAGGAGGCGGCGAAACAGCCCTCGCCTCTCAAGGAGGCGCCGAAACAGCCGTCGCCTCCCAAGGAGGCCCCGAAACAGCCGTCGCCTCCCAAGGAGGCCCCGAAACAGCGGTCGCCTCCGAAAGAGCCCGCGCCTGAGCAACCGTCCCCGCCTAAAGAGACCCCCGCGGAAGTGAAGCCCGCGGAAGCGAAGCCCGCCGAAGCCCCGGTGGAGGCCAAGCTCGCCGAAGTCCCGGCCGCGGAGCCGGTCGCCGAGGCGGCAGGTAAACCAACTCCCCCCGTATCCCCCGCGGCAGAAGCGCCCGTAGTGGCGACGGCGGCCGCCCCCGCACAAGCGGCATCGGCGCCGGCCGCCGAGCCTCCCAAAGAGGAGATTAAAGAAAAGACTGACAAACCCGAAGTTCCGCCTACACCGCCGGCGACGCCAAAGTCTACCCCGGAGCCATCCACCCCCGTCGACGAAGCGCCACCTGCCGTCGAGGCACTGCTCGCTGCGGCCCCTGCTGCCCCCGGGGTACCCGCAGTCCCCGCAACCCCGGCGACCCCCGCGGCCCCCGTGTCGCCGGCCCCGGTGGCGAAGGCCCCCGCGAGCCCCGCGGCCCCTGCAACCCCGGCAGCCCCCGCGGTCCCCGCAGCCCCGGCAGCCCCCGCGACCCCTGCAACTCCGGCAGCTCCCGCGGTCCCCACAGCCCCCGCGGCCCCTGTAACCCCGGCAGCCCCCGCGTCGCCGGCCCCGGCGGCGGAGGCCCCCGCGAGCCCCGCGGCCCCGGCAGCGGCGACGCCAGAGAAGACCCTGGACGTGACGTCCGCGTCCAGTGACAGCCCGCCGCTCGCCAACACGCCGTCGAAGGACGACGCGCCCGTCGACCCCGCCGCCAAAT GCCCTAACCGAGCTTGCTCTCTAATGTGA
- the LOC134755970 gene encoding uncharacterized protein LOC134755970 isoform X8 → MSRRAWVTLATNDSYGLGALVLAHSLRRVRSTHSTVVLITPSVTDAMRDRLRAVFTEVVTVDVLDSRDAAHLALLQRPELGITFTKIHCWGLTQYEKCVFLDADTLVVQNCDELFEREELSAAPDVGWPDCFNSGVFVYRPSTATFDALIKFAQERGSFDGGDQGLLNSFFSDWARGDINKHLPFLYNVTSAAFYSYLPALKHYGQDLKIIHFIGAAKPWLQPYNFETRSVSAPGHLQGLLQLWWDLFVGQVHHQLDTSMHSNQDVSVSEVEDVEVEAPPMPAPDAQHYEPSLDQQSEFPWHHPDAQLQDEAVADKPDLTDFYDPWQNYKGNIPPNPNPEVSDDHKSVRDYAWEYKAPAHTDAWQPSAGQHDTHWHHEPHHHTHNHHHRDHSGDHSHTHTHHTDEHNGWYHHHEAGQSFTNHETPHHHHSQNHHNHGQTHAQYPHDHHYDHTSHPHHDHKHSEKTHESSNSKWSLLVVDFDHTLVDTSQVHVVHHAHIDYDNERENGEAGVPVAIKDMNGDASETESCDHEDIKPRHPYDNYYLKHICTIDSYGRKICSHEIPPTPSPSLSPEYMTPDDSEEEDEPLENQANQSGVAANLARVVPGAVAREALDELTRRQGWEAGNIDYMGADSFANIWAKISQTLNQPRASPPKEQPKQPSPPKEAAKQPSPLKEAPKQPSPPKEAPKQPSPPKEAPKQRSPPKEPAPEQPSPPKETPAEVKPAEAKPAEAPVEAKLAEVPAAEPVAEAAGPNRACSLM, encoded by the exons GACGAGCATGGGTGACGCTGGCCACAAACGACTCCTACGGCCTGGGAGCACTGGTCTTGGCTCACTCCCTGCGCCGCGTTCGTTCCACGCATTCCACTGTGGTCCTCATCACACCATCAGTTACTGATGCCATGAG AGACCGTCTCCGCGCAGTATTCACGGAGGTGGTGACCGTGGACGTGTTGGACTCGCGCGACGCGGCCCACCTGGCGCTACTGCAGCGGCCCGAGCTGGGCATCACCTTCACAAAGATCCACTGCTGGGGGCTCACGCAGTACGAGAAGTGCGTCTTCCTGGACGCTGATACCCTA GTGGTACAGAACTGCGATGAATTGTTCGAGCGGGAGGAGCTCTCGGCAGCCCCCGACGTCGGCTGGCCCGACTGCTTCAACTCTGGTGTGTTCGTCTACAGGCCTTCCACAGCAACCTTCGACGCGCTTATCAAGTTCGCGCAGGAGCGCGGCAGTTTTGACG GTGGCGACCAAGGGCTGCTGAACTCTTTCTTCTCGGACTGGGCGCGCGGCGACATCAACAAGCATCTGCCTTTCCTCTACAACGTCACGTCAGCTGCTTTCTACTCCTACCTGCCCGCACTCAAACA TTACGGGCAAGACCTAAAGATCATCCACTTCATCGGCGCGGCGAAGCCGTGGCTGCAGCCCTACAACTTCGAGACGCGCTCCGTGTCCGCGCCCGGCCACCTGCAGGGCCTGCTGCAGTTGTGGTGGGACCTCTTCGTGGGCCAGGTGCACCACCAGCTCGACACATCCATG CATTCCAACCAGGACGTTAGTGTTTCAGAG GTTGAGGACGTTGAGGTAGAGGCCCCCCCGATGCCCGCTCCGGACGCCCAACATTACGAGCCCAGCTTGGACCAGCAGTCTGAATTCCCGTGGCACCACCCGGACGCCCAACTCCAAGATGAAGCGGTAGCGGACAAACCTGACCTCACAGACTTCTACGATCCCTGGCAGAATTACAAAGGAAACATCCCACCCAATCCAAACCCGGAAGTCTCGGATGATCACAAATCAGTGAGAGACTACGCGTGGGAATATAAAGCACCGGCACACACCGACGCGTGGCAGCCGTCCGCCGGCCAACACGACACCCACTGGCACCACGAACCGCACCATCACACGCACAACCACCACCATAGAGATCACTCCGGGGACCATTCTCACACTCACACCCATCACACCGACGAACACAACGGCTGGTACCATCACCACGAGGCAGGTCAATCATTCACGAATCACGAAACCCCGCACCATCATCATAGTCAAAACCACCACAATCACGGGCAAACTCACGCACAGTATCCTCATGATCATCACTACGATCACACGAGCCATCCTCACCATGATCATAAGCATTCTGAAAAGACACACGAATCATCTAACTCGAAGTGGAGTTTACTAGTAGTCGATTTTGATCACACGCTAGTAGACACTTCACAGGTTCACGTAGTACACCACGCTCACATAGACTACGATAACGAAAGAGAAAACGGGGAAGCCGGTGTGCCGGTAGCGATTAAAGACATGAACGGCGATGCCTCCGAGACCGAAAGTTGTGATCATGAGGATATAAAACCGAGGCACCCGTACGATAACTACTATCTAAAACATATATGCACTATAGATTCGTACGGACGAAAGATCTGTTCCCACGAAATACCCCCCACCCCGTCGCCGTCTTTATCACCAGAGTATATGACCCCCGACGATTCAGAAGAGGAGGACGAACCACTCGAAAACCAGGCAAATCAA AGTGGAGTGGCGGCGAACCTGGCGCGGGTAGTGCCGGGCGCCGTCGCACGCGAGGCGCTGGACGAGCTGACGCGCCGCCAGGGCTGGGAGGCCGGAAACATCGACTACATGGGCGCAGACTCCTTCGCGAACATCTGGGCCAAGATCTCGCAGACCCTCAACCAGCCGAGGGCGTCCCCGCCTAAGGAACAGCCGAAGCAGCCCTCGCCTCCCAAGGAGGCGGCGAAACAGCCCTCGCCTCTCAAGGAGGCGCCGAAACAGCCGTCGCCTCCCAAGGAGGCCCCGAAACAGCCGTCGCCTCCCAAGGAGGCCCCGAAACAGCGGTCGCCTCCGAAAGAGCCCGCGCCTGAGCAACCGTCCCCGCCTAAAGAGACCCCCGCGGAAGTGAAGCCCGCGGAAGCGAAGCCCGCCGAAGCCCCGGTGGAGGCCAAGCTCGCCGAAGTCCCGGCCGCGGAGCCGGTCGCCGAGGCGGCAG GCCCTAACCGAGCTTGCTCTCTAATGTGA
- the LOC134755970 gene encoding nascent polypeptide-associated complex subunit alpha, muscle-specific form-like isoform X1 produces the protein MSRRAWVTLATNDSYGLGALVLAHSLRRVRSTHSTVVLITPSVTDAMRDRLRAVFTEVVTVDVLDSRDAAHLALLQRPELGITFTKIHCWGLTQYEKCVFLDADTLVVQNCDELFEREELSAAPDVGWPDCFNSGVFVYRPSTATFDALIKFAQERGSFDGGDQGLLNSFFSDWARGDINKHLPFLYNVTSAAFYSYLPALKHYGQDLKIIHFIGAAKPWLQPYNFETRSVSAPGHLQGLLQLWWDLFVGQVHHQLDTSMHSNQDVSVSEVEDVEVEAPPMPAPDAQHYEPSLDQQSEFPWHHPDAQLQDEAVADKPDLTDFYDPWQNYKGNIPPNPNPEVSDDHKSVRDYAWEYKAPAHTDAWQPSAGQHDTHWHHEPHHHTHNHHHRDHSGDHSHTHTHHTDEHNGWYHHHEAGQSFTNHETPHHHHSQNHHNHGQTHAQYPHDHHYDHTSHPHHDHKHSEKTHESSNSKWSLLVVDFDHTLVDTSQVHVVHHAHIDYDNERENGEAGVPVAIKDMNGDASETESCDHEDIKPRHPYDNYYLKHICTIDSYGRKICSHEIPPTPSPSLSPEYMTPDDSEEEDEPLENQANQSGVAANLARVVPGAVAREALDELTRRQGWEAGNIDYMGADSFANIWAKISQTLNQPRASPPKEQPKQPSPPKEAAKQPSPLKEAPKQPSPPKEAPKQPSPPKEAPKQRSPPKEPAPEQPSPPKETPAEVKPAEAKPAEAPVEAKLAEVPAAEPVAEAAGKPTPPVSPAAEAPVVATAAAPAQAASAPAAEPPKEEIKEKTDKPEVPPTPPATPKSTPEPSTPVDEAPPAVEALLAAAPAAPGVPAVPATPATPAAPVSPAPVAKAPASPAAPATPAAPAVPAAPAAPATPATPAAPAVPTAPAAPVTPAAPASPAPAAEAPASPAAPAAATPEKTLDVTSASSDSPPLANTPSKDDAPVDPAAKSEERERRKKVEKLQLSPPAAADTLATPDSELEDAAALAHAIIASELAPSDPPAPTVAPAVSLAQIGVKPKGKSTAAQIESSVAPATPSAQAPAKPNAAAPSTPTAAAPATPSSEAPAKPSAATPATLSTKASAISVAVAPSTTSSKASATPRAAAPATPVADAPATPSAASPSFTRSSKAPATPSAAAPATPAAEASATPSAAAPATPSTPSSEAPATPTSEPSTPSAETPSTPTTAEATKEAPKKKVVKKVVKKEGDAPVPPPRKKEKKPKE, from the exons GACGAGCATGGGTGACGCTGGCCACAAACGACTCCTACGGCCTGGGAGCACTGGTCTTGGCTCACTCCCTGCGCCGCGTTCGTTCCACGCATTCCACTGTGGTCCTCATCACACCATCAGTTACTGATGCCATGAG AGACCGTCTCCGCGCAGTATTCACGGAGGTGGTGACCGTGGACGTGTTGGACTCGCGCGACGCGGCCCACCTGGCGCTACTGCAGCGGCCCGAGCTGGGCATCACCTTCACAAAGATCCACTGCTGGGGGCTCACGCAGTACGAGAAGTGCGTCTTCCTGGACGCTGATACCCTA GTGGTACAGAACTGCGATGAATTGTTCGAGCGGGAGGAGCTCTCGGCAGCCCCCGACGTCGGCTGGCCCGACTGCTTCAACTCTGGTGTGTTCGTCTACAGGCCTTCCACAGCAACCTTCGACGCGCTTATCAAGTTCGCGCAGGAGCGCGGCAGTTTTGACG GTGGCGACCAAGGGCTGCTGAACTCTTTCTTCTCGGACTGGGCGCGCGGCGACATCAACAAGCATCTGCCTTTCCTCTACAACGTCACGTCAGCTGCTTTCTACTCCTACCTGCCCGCACTCAAACA TTACGGGCAAGACCTAAAGATCATCCACTTCATCGGCGCGGCGAAGCCGTGGCTGCAGCCCTACAACTTCGAGACGCGCTCCGTGTCCGCGCCCGGCCACCTGCAGGGCCTGCTGCAGTTGTGGTGGGACCTCTTCGTGGGCCAGGTGCACCACCAGCTCGACACATCCATG CATTCCAACCAGGACGTTAGTGTTTCAGAG GTTGAGGACGTTGAGGTAGAGGCCCCCCCGATGCCCGCTCCGGACGCCCAACATTACGAGCCCAGCTTGGACCAGCAGTCTGAATTCCCGTGGCACCACCCGGACGCCCAACTCCAAGATGAAGCGGTAGCGGACAAACCTGACCTCACAGACTTCTACGATCCCTGGCAGAATTACAAAGGAAACATCCCACCCAATCCAAACCCGGAAGTCTCGGATGATCACAAATCAGTGAGAGACTACGCGTGGGAATATAAAGCACCGGCACACACCGACGCGTGGCAGCCGTCCGCCGGCCAACACGACACCCACTGGCACCACGAACCGCACCATCACACGCACAACCACCACCATAGAGATCACTCCGGGGACCATTCTCACACTCACACCCATCACACCGACGAACACAACGGCTGGTACCATCACCACGAGGCAGGTCAATCATTCACGAATCACGAAACCCCGCACCATCATCATAGTCAAAACCACCACAATCACGGGCAAACTCACGCACAGTATCCTCATGATCATCACTACGATCACACGAGCCATCCTCACCATGATCATAAGCATTCTGAAAAGACACACGAATCATCTAACTCGAAGTGGAGTTTACTAGTAGTCGATTTTGATCACACGCTAGTAGACACTTCACAGGTTCACGTAGTACACCACGCTCACATAGACTACGATAACGAAAGAGAAAACGGGGAAGCCGGTGTGCCGGTAGCGATTAAAGACATGAACGGCGATGCCTCCGAGACCGAAAGTTGTGATCATGAGGATATAAAACCGAGGCACCCGTACGATAACTACTATCTAAAACATATATGCACTATAGATTCGTACGGACGAAAGATCTGTTCCCACGAAATACCCCCCACCCCGTCGCCGTCTTTATCACCAGAGTATATGACCCCCGACGATTCAGAAGAGGAGGACGAACCACTCGAAAACCAGGCAAATCAA AGTGGAGTGGCGGCGAACCTGGCGCGGGTAGTGCCGGGCGCCGTCGCACGCGAGGCGCTGGACGAGCTGACGCGCCGCCAGGGCTGGGAGGCCGGAAACATCGACTACATGGGCGCAGACTCCTTCGCGAACATCTGGGCCAAGATCTCGCAGACCCTCAACCAGCCGAGGGCGTCCCCGCCTAAGGAACAGCCGAAGCAGCCCTCGCCTCCCAAGGAGGCGGCGAAACAGCCCTCGCCTCTCAAGGAGGCGCCGAAACAGCCGTCGCCTCCCAAGGAGGCCCCGAAACAGCCGTCGCCTCCCAAGGAGGCCCCGAAACAGCGGTCGCCTCCGAAAGAGCCCGCGCCTGAGCAACCGTCCCCGCCTAAAGAGACCCCCGCGGAAGTGAAGCCCGCGGAAGCGAAGCCCGCCGAAGCCCCGGTGGAGGCCAAGCTCGCCGAAGTCCCGGCCGCGGAGCCGGTCGCCGAGGCGGCAGGTAAACCAACTCCCCCCGTATCCCCCGCGGCAGAAGCGCCCGTAGTGGCGACGGCGGCCGCCCCCGCACAAGCGGCATCGGCGCCGGCCGCCGAGCCTCCCAAAGAGGAGATTAAAGAAAAGACTGACAAACCCGAAGTTCCGCCTACACCGCCGGCGACGCCAAAGTCTACCCCGGAGCCATCCACCCCCGTCGACGAAGCGCCACCTGCCGTCGAGGCACTGCTCGCTGCGGCCCCTGCTGCCCCCGGGGTACCCGCAGTCCCCGCAACCCCGGCGACCCCCGCGGCCCCCGTGTCGCCGGCCCCGGTGGCGAAGGCCCCCGCGAGCCCCGCGGCCCCTGCAACCCCGGCAGCCCCCGCGGTCCCCGCAGCCCCGGCAGCCCCCGCGACCCCTGCAACTCCGGCAGCTCCCGCGGTCCCCACAGCCCCCGCGGCCCCTGTAACCCCGGCAGCCCCCGCGTCGCCGGCCCCGGCGGCGGAGGCCCCCGCGAGCCCCGCGGCCCCGGCAGCGGCGACGCCAGAGAAGACCCTGGACGTGACGTCCGCGTCCAGTGACAGCCCGCCGCTCGCCAACACGCCGTCGAAGGACGACGCGCCCGTCGACCCCGCCGCCAAAT CGGAGGAGCGCGAGCGCAGAAAGAAGGTGGAGAAACTTCAGCTCAGCCCGCCGGCCGCCGCCGACACGCTCGCCACGCCCGACTCCGAGCTCGAGGACGCCGCGGCGCTCGCGCACGCTATCATCGCCTCGGAACTCGCTCCCTCGGACCCGCCCGCACCCACCGTCGCCCCCGCCGTGTCGCTCGCGCAGATCGGCGTCAAGCCTAAGGGGAAGTCCACTGCTGCACAAATAGAATCTTCCGTGGCCCCGGCTACACCTAGTGCGCAGGCGCCCGCTAAGCCAAACGCGGCGGCACCATCTACGCCGACTGCGGCGGCACCAGCTACGCCAAGTTCAGAGGCGCCCGCTAAGCCGAGCGCGGCGACACCAGCTACGCTAAGCACAAAAGCATCCGCTATCTCAGTCGCGGTGGCACCATCTACGACAAGTTCCAAAGCGTCCGCTACCCCTAGAGCGGCGGCACCCGCTACGCCAGTGGCGGACGCGCCCGCCACCCCAAGCGCGGCGTCACCATCTTTTACGAGAAGTTCGAAAGCGCCCGCTACCCCTAGCGCTGCGGCACCCGCTACGCCAGCGGCGGAAGCGTCCGCCACCCCAAGCGCGGCGGCACCCGCTACGCCCAGTACGCCAAGCTCGGAAGCGCCCGCTACGCCAACCTCAGAGCCTTCCACGCCTAGCGCAGAGACGCCCTCTACCCCGACCACGGCGGAGGCAACTAAAGAGGCTCCCAAAAAGAAGGTCGTAAAGAAAGTCGTCAAAAAGGAGGGCGATGCCCcggtgccgccgccgcgcaagaAGGAAAAGAAACCCAAAGAATAG